A genomic window from Desulfovibrio intestinalis includes:
- a CDS encoding Gfo/Idh/MocA family protein, with product MFPTITGRKIKNAIVGCGRISKNHFGSIEVHSDNMELAAICDNNHEVLAAHAAQYNVPAYKSLTELLAQSDCDIVTICTPSGLHPQMVIEAAKAGKHIMTEKPMATRWQDGMDMIHACDHARRRLFVIKQNRRNATLQLLKRAIDEKRFGRIYMVHLNVFWTRPQAYYDSAKWRGTWEMDGGAFMNQASHYVDLLEWLIGPIADVQAMMGTLARDIEVEDTGVLNVRWRNGALGSMAVTMLTYPKNLEGSITIIGEKGTVRVGGVAVNEIQLWDFAEAKDYDADVRNASYSTTSVYGFGHPLYYRNVIEVLRGEAEPETDGREGLKSLEVLIAAYRSARDHRTISLPLEY from the coding sequence ATGTTTCCTACCATCACAGGCAGAAAGATTAAAAACGCCATTGTCGGCTGCGGGCGCATCTCAAAAAATCACTTTGGCTCCATTGAAGTGCACAGCGACAACATGGAACTGGCCGCCATTTGCGACAACAATCACGAAGTTCTGGCAGCCCATGCCGCGCAATACAATGTGCCCGCCTACAAAAGCCTGACCGAGCTTCTTGCGCAATCTGACTGCGACATAGTGACCATCTGCACGCCCAGCGGCCTGCACCCGCAAATGGTCATCGAAGCCGCCAAGGCCGGCAAGCACATCATGACTGAAAAGCCCATGGCCACCCGCTGGCAGGACGGTATGGACATGATCCACGCCTGCGATCATGCCAGGCGCAGGCTGTTTGTCATCAAGCAGAACCGACGCAACGCCACCTTGCAGCTGCTCAAACGCGCCATTGACGAAAAACGCTTTGGCAGAATCTATATGGTGCATCTCAACGTGTTCTGGACGCGCCCCCAAGCCTATTACGACTCGGCCAAATGGCGCGGCACCTGGGAAATGGACGGCGGGGCTTTCATGAATCAGGCCAGCCATTACGTTGACCTGCTTGAATGGCTCATTGGCCCCATTGCCGATGTTCAGGCCATGATGGGTACGCTTGCCCGCGACATCGAGGTTGAAGACACTGGTGTACTCAACGTGCGCTGGCGCAACGGTGCCCTAGGCTCTATGGCCGTGACCATGCTCACCTATCCCAAAAACCTTGAAGGCTCCATCACCATTATCGGCGAAAAGGGCACAGTGCGAGTAGGCGGCGTGGCTGTTAATGAAATACAGCTGTGGGACTTTGCCGAAGCAAAAGATTATGACGCCGATGTCAGAAATGCCAGTTATTCCACCACATCCGTGTACGGCTTTGGGCATCCGCTCTACTACAGGAATGTTATCGAGGTGCTGCGCGGCGAGGCGGAGCCCGAAACCGATGGCCGCGAGGGCTTGAAATCTCTGGAAGTGCTTATCGCGGCATACCGCAGCGCGCGCGACCACAGAACCATTTCACTGCCGTTGGAATACTAA
- the asnB gene encoding asparagine synthase (glutamine-hydrolyzing) — protein MCGIYGWIPSQQFQDCDAHKVSLTLKDKMRHRGPNDAGFVIFSTQAHKAEQTERTYTRQEPFRLLLGQTRLSILDLSPTGHQPMRSPDGRYTITYNGEVYNYRELREELRAAGVAFYSGTDTEVVLQALIHWGKDALSRFSGMFALALFDARENTLFCARDFFGIKPFFWHSDAAGFCFASELPALLCFPGVSRKVDPVSAYQYLCYGQYDVGAATMLASVYSLPPAHCCTIRLNSPESVNIERYWLPEVSTRSKLSFDDAATQLRQLFLDSVRLHLRSDVPLGTALSGGIDSSAVTCAVRHLEPDAKLHTFSFIAPGSDISEAHWANMVSRHTDTVHHTVTVEPQELRKDMDALLLAQGEPFGSTSIYAQYRVFQLARECGITVTLDGQGADELLAGYHGYPGPRLASLLRAGDLSGAYSFLRASHQWPGRTWSYLVSQGVREFVPEWLTPLALRCVGRSTAPAWLDTEQLRQEGVRLLRQNTRRQLYPTPHCLKQTLAYQLTWNGLPQLLRHGDRNAMTHSIESRVPFLTREIAEFCMSQPEEYLVDMQGCSKSIFRRAMRGLVPDAVLDRKDKVGFATPEWQWINALSDWVETTLADASSVPFLRMDAARQEWRAIRDGRKPFDWRVWRWLCYVRWIQLLDIRH, from the coding sequence ATGTGCGGCATTTACGGCTGGATACCTTCGCAGCAATTTCAAGATTGTGATGCCCACAAGGTATCATTAACGCTGAAAGACAAAATGCGCCATCGCGGCCCCAATGACGCAGGATTTGTCATATTTTCCACGCAGGCCCACAAGGCCGAACAAACCGAACGCACCTATACCCGGCAAGAACCGTTTCGCCTGCTGCTGGGGCAGACGCGCCTGTCCATCCTTGACCTTTCACCAACTGGGCACCAGCCCATGCGCTCGCCAGACGGGCGGTACACCATCACCTATAACGGCGAGGTGTACAATTACCGCGAACTGCGTGAAGAACTGCGCGCTGCGGGGGTAGCCTTTTATTCCGGAACTGACACGGAAGTGGTGCTGCAAGCCTTGATCCACTGGGGAAAGGATGCCTTGAGCAGGTTTTCGGGCATGTTTGCCCTTGCGCTGTTTGATGCCCGCGAAAACACCCTTTTCTGCGCCCGCGATTTTTTTGGCATCAAACCTTTTTTCTGGCACAGCGACGCAGCAGGCTTTTGCTTTGCCTCCGAGTTGCCCGCGCTTTTATGTTTTCCCGGCGTCTCGCGCAAGGTTGATCCTGTTTCCGCATATCAGTATCTGTGCTACGGGCAATACGATGTGGGGGCAGCCACCATGCTGGCAAGCGTGTACTCCCTGCCGCCCGCCCACTGCTGCACCATCCGCCTGAACTCGCCGGAATCCGTCAATATTGAGAGGTACTGGCTGCCTGAGGTCAGCACAAGGTCAAAGCTCAGCTTTGACGACGCCGCCACGCAACTGCGACAGCTCTTTCTCGATTCTGTCCGCCTGCATCTGCGCAGCGACGTGCCTTTGGGAACAGCCCTGTCCGGCGGCATTGACTCCTCTGCCGTCACCTGCGCCGTTCGGCATCTGGAGCCTGACGCCAAGCTGCATACCTTCAGCTTTATCGCGCCGGGCAGCGATATTTCCGAGGCCCACTGGGCCAACATGGTTTCCCGCCACACTGATACCGTCCACCACACGGTTACGGTAGAACCGCAAGAGCTGCGCAAGGATATGGACGCGCTTCTGCTGGCGCAAGGCGAACCCTTTGGTTCTACCTCCATCTATGCCCAGTACCGGGTTTTTCAGCTTGCCAGAGAATGTGGCATCACCGTGACCCTTGACGGTCAGGGCGCTGACGAACTACTGGCCGGGTATCACGGCTACCCCGGCCCCCGGCTTGCCTCCCTGCTCCGCGCTGGCGACCTCAGCGGCGCATACAGTTTTTTGCGGGCCAGCCATCAGTGGCCCGGACGCACCTGGAGCTACCTTGTCAGCCAGGGCGTGCGCGAATTTGTGCCAGAATGGCTCACGCCGCTGGCCTTGCGCTGTGTTGGCCGCTCCACCGCACCCGCGTGGCTTGATACCGAACAACTGCGCCAGGAGGGTGTGCGCCTGCTGCGCCAAAACACGCGCCGCCAGCTTTACCCCACGCCCCACTGCCTCAAGCAGACCCTGGCCTATCAGCTGACCTGGAACGGCCTGCCGCAGCTTTTGCGCCACGGCGACCGCAATGCCATGACCCATTCCATCGAGAGCCGGGTTCCTTTTCTTACCAGAGAAATAGCCGAGTTCTGCATGTCGCAGCCTGAGGAATATCTGGTTGATATGCAAGGTTGCAGCAAAAGCATCTTCCGCAGGGCCATGCGCGGCCTCGTACCGGACGCTGTGCTTGACCGGAAGGACAAAGTCGGTTTTGCCACGCCGGAATGGCAGTGGATCAACGCCCTTTCGGACTGGGTTGAAACCACGCTTGCCGATGCCAGCTCCGTGCCGTTTTTACGCATGGATGCGGCCCGCCAGGAGTGGCGCGCCATCCGCGACGGGCGCAAGCCGTTTGACTGGCGGGTATGGCGCTGGCTGTGCTATGTCAGGTGGATTCAGCTTTTGGACATCAGACACTAG
- a CDS encoding ABC transporter ATP-binding protein: protein MGFVELGLAGTISLLGVALAAPEGLEKVGPLWKLFQLLPSFGVDIPQSIRMLILVLGLVCVATALKNILTATMTYWQGLVSQYVGWDIGVQVFDAYLGAAYVWHTQRNPADLSVHLTWRAYVASFLLGGLQVASQVGIMLFLMVGAFVMAPLVALLLYGVAASVALLVYKAAQRKALEAGEQAAELGVGAGRVALSALHGIREVQIYGQQASFGTHYSSYATATAKANARQNLFPAMPLWFLETTGMTLLFLAVILMATRSESVASITGTLTLMAAICWRMLPALNKIVGGVLQLKTYFSPVQTLLASDLSSPQIVAHVTHTPFAQSLELREISFRYPQAQEDSLDGVSLTIGKGSMVGLVGLSGAGKSTVVGVLTGLLEPRQGTLLVDGKEVKSGPGFLKIGYVPQNPYIIDASLAENVAFCSWGSAPDEERVRECCRMAAMDFLDSLPEDIHTELGDRGMRLSGGQVQRIAIARALYGAPDILLLDEATSALDGAAEAAIQSTILSLRENLTIVVVAHRLSTVQGCDHLYWLDAGKVRKYGSPEKVLPEYEMFLNTHGEDA from the coding sequence ATGGGCTTTGTGGAATTGGGGCTGGCGGGAACCATTTCTCTGCTGGGCGTGGCCTTGGCCGCTCCGGAGGGGCTGGAAAAAGTTGGGCCGCTCTGGAAGCTTTTTCAGTTGCTGCCCAGCTTTGGCGTGGATATTCCGCAGAGCATCCGCATGCTCATACTTGTGCTTGGCCTGGTATGCGTGGCCACAGCGCTTAAAAATATCCTCACGGCCACCATGACCTATTGGCAAGGCCTGGTTTCACAGTATGTGGGCTGGGATATAGGCGTGCAGGTTTTTGACGCCTATCTGGGCGCTGCGTATGTGTGGCATACGCAGCGCAATCCGGCAGACCTCAGTGTCCACCTTACATGGCGGGCCTATGTGGCAAGTTTTCTTCTCGGCGGCCTGCAAGTGGCCAGTCAGGTCGGGATCATGCTTTTTCTCATGGTAGGTGCGTTTGTCATGGCCCCCCTGGTGGCGCTGCTGCTGTACGGCGTGGCGGCCAGCGTCGCCTTGCTGGTGTATAAGGCCGCGCAACGCAAGGCGCTGGAAGCGGGTGAGCAGGCGGCAGAGCTTGGGGTTGGCGCTGGGCGTGTGGCACTCTCTGCGCTGCACGGCATTCGGGAGGTGCAGATTTACGGCCAGCAGGCCTCATTTGGCACGCATTATTCTTCTTACGCCACGGCCACAGCCAAAGCCAATGCCCGCCAGAACCTGTTCCCTGCCATGCCGTTGTGGTTTCTTGAAACAACAGGCATGACGCTGCTTTTTCTGGCGGTTATTCTTATGGCAACACGCAGCGAAAGCGTTGCCAGCATTACTGGAACGCTGACCCTCATGGCGGCAATTTGCTGGCGCATGCTGCCAGCATTAAACAAGATTGTAGGCGGCGTGCTGCAACTTAAAACCTACTTCAGCCCCGTGCAGACGCTGCTCGCCAGTGACCTTTCTTCCCCGCAGATAGTCGCCCATGTGACGCACACGCCTTTTGCCCAGAGTCTGGAGCTGCGCGAGATATCTTTTCGCTATCCTCAGGCGCAGGAGGATTCTCTGGACGGCGTCAGCCTGACCATCGGCAAGGGCAGCATGGTGGGACTTGTTGGACTTTCCGGTGCGGGGAAAAGCACCGTAGTGGGCGTGCTGACGGGCTTGCTGGAACCCCGGCAGGGGACGCTGCTGGTGGACGGCAAGGAAGTGAAGTCTGGCCCAGGATTTTTGAAAATAGGCTATGTGCCGCAGAATCCCTATATCATTGACGCTTCGCTGGCTGAAAATGTAGCCTTTTGCTCCTGGGGCAGCGCCCCTGACGAAGAGCGCGTGCGGGAGTGTTGCCGCATGGCGGCTATGGATTTTCTGGACTCCTTGCCCGAAGACATCCATACGGAACTGGGGGATCGCGGCATGCGCCTGTCTGGCGGGCAGGTGCAGCGTATTGCCATTGCCAGAGCCCTTTATGGCGCACCGGATATCCTGCTTCTTGACGAAGCCACCAGCGCCCTCGACGGCGCCGCTGAAGCGGCTATTCAGAGTACCATACTCAGTTTGCGGGAAAATCTGACCATCGTTGTGGTGGCGCACAGGCTCTCCACCGTGCAGGGCTGCGACCATCTGTATTGGCTGGACGCCGGAAAGGTCCGGAAGTATGGTTCTCCAGAGAAGGTGCTGCCGGAGTACGAGATGTTTTTAAATACTCATGGCGAGGATGCTTAG
- a CDS encoding FkbM family methyltransferase, translating to MDGCNGTRWKKFLEPAAYVRKAKRIIMRVIGISSLALANLVLKFPENKGVFEDSMRRVIGQQFKKIQLPGRKEESLLMHVNGSLTAFRCETFFSKEPETIEWVDSLEPGSVLWDIGANVGVFSLYAAKMRNCRVLAFEPSIFNLEVLGKNIFLNGLQDKIHIVPVALSCQDGVNTFQMGDIQYGGACSAFGVDFGFDGRAMQPQFAYSLLGLKGDTIAAIGVLPRPDYIKLDVDGIEHFILQGMTHVLSEKNVKSAIIEGNENFKDQVEQINKIMQACGFVLREKRHSEMFEEGKFSGTYNQVWDKV from the coding sequence ATGGATGGTTGCAATGGAACGCGCTGGAAAAAGTTTTTAGAGCCAGCTGCATACGTGCGAAAAGCAAAGCGCATTATTATGCGTGTCATTGGAATCAGTTCGCTCGCGCTCGCAAATCTTGTTTTGAAGTTTCCAGAGAATAAAGGGGTATTTGAAGACTCCATGCGGAGAGTAATTGGGCAGCAGTTCAAGAAAATTCAGCTGCCTGGGCGCAAAGAAGAATCACTACTGATGCATGTAAATGGTAGTTTGACTGCATTTCGCTGTGAAACATTCTTTTCTAAAGAGCCGGAAACCATTGAGTGGGTCGACTCTCTGGAACCCGGTAGTGTGTTGTGGGATATTGGTGCTAATGTAGGTGTTTTTAGCCTTTATGCCGCCAAGATGCGCAATTGCCGTGTGCTAGCCTTTGAGCCCTCTATCTTCAATCTTGAGGTGTTGGGGAAAAATATTTTTCTTAACGGGCTGCAAGACAAGATTCATATAGTGCCTGTGGCACTTAGCTGTCAGGATGGAGTCAACACCTTTCAGATGGGCGACATCCAATATGGTGGGGCGTGTTCGGCATTTGGTGTGGATTTTGGGTTTGATGGACGGGCCATGCAGCCCCAGTTTGCCTACTCACTTTTAGGGCTGAAGGGCGATACGATTGCTGCTATTGGGGTGCTTCCCAGACCCGACTATATAAAGCTGGATGTTGACGGTATTGAGCACTTTATTTTGCAGGGGATGACGCATGTTCTCAGCGAAAAAAATGTAAAAAGTGCGATAATTGAGGGAAATGAAAATTTTAAAGATCAAGTTGAACAGATCAACAAGATTATGCAGGCATGTGGATTTGTTCTGCGTGAAAAAAGGCATAGTGAAATGTTTGAAGAAGGAAAGTTCTCCGGAACATACAACCAGGTTTGGGACAAGGTCTAA
- a CDS encoding TIGR04326 family surface carbohydrate biosynthesis protein — MSSKILTILDAAGENASFDLNMHWHRRDIPLGHYSAPALAEARLHATRDEFLDWVHQAGELEVDGKSVAQHLALNDGFSAWWLSPLFERYPLIYGKALFEIFKLRALELFLEQFEITEVVLYSNDARLICAVTALCAASGRECKIAQPSQTKPAQPFIARIKSWCRKQGVRHVAVAAVLNIRFLLRWLMATRRHFPRKPKVSPGGGIVVGTWFPNHDLKAAARGQFVSSYIPGLMPILEQSADHVHWFFMQARDDAAEAVRQRDKVAGAYAGMTFWEECVGLSDIPGVLAESLRMVCAASKLEGHLDRLSQWPGSRVNIRAYIQKLWDDGIVSDAMLSRLLLRRGIKNYVRAIGPQRVFLTTSELQFWERLLFCEAHKQNIPCIALQHSVISEVGFRTCLSEKMAANTDLMRQLPDVFVCNGNAARDVMVRGGCPPSMLRMAETLRYQYLREVSVKTCDQPHKLVVITGYGVDEVQAQFDLLLNALRNGAGSRYSEIVIKGHPVHPVSDLIKKMDFAQYGVVEIKTPVGEMLKEPAVFYVANSTAVAIEVMYARHPLIVQGVEDDFNFSPLAGQKGICFVHTPQELRQALENPQPATLQEDFFFFGAELGEWKKLLADFM; from the coding sequence TTGTCCAGCAAAATACTGACCATTCTTGATGCCGCAGGGGAAAACGCGTCTTTTGATCTGAACATGCATTGGCATCGCCGAGACATCCCTCTTGGGCATTATTCTGCGCCTGCCCTGGCAGAAGCTCGCCTTCACGCGACCCGCGACGAATTTTTGGACTGGGTACACCAAGCCGGTGAGCTTGAGGTTGACGGCAAAAGCGTTGCCCAACATCTTGCCTTGAACGACGGTTTTTCTGCGTGGTGGCTGTCGCCCCTCTTTGAACGATATCCGTTGATCTACGGAAAAGCTCTGTTTGAGATATTTAAACTTCGTGCGCTCGAATTGTTTTTGGAGCAATTTGAAATTACAGAAGTTGTTTTGTACAGCAATGATGCACGGCTCATATGCGCTGTAACAGCATTGTGTGCCGCTTCAGGCAGAGAGTGCAAAATTGCGCAGCCCTCGCAGACTAAACCAGCCCAGCCGTTCATTGCGCGCATCAAAAGCTGGTGCAGAAAGCAAGGTGTGCGACACGTAGCGGTTGCAGCAGTTCTGAACATCCGTTTTCTGCTGCGCTGGCTGATGGCAACGCGCAGGCATTTTCCCCGCAAGCCGAAAGTCAGTCCTGGCGGCGGGATTGTTGTTGGAACATGGTTTCCGAATCATGACCTGAAGGCTGCCGCACGGGGGCAATTTGTCTCTTCGTACATTCCAGGCCTGATGCCCATTTTGGAACAGTCCGCAGACCACGTACACTGGTTTTTCATGCAGGCCAGAGATGACGCGGCAGAGGCCGTGCGGCAGCGTGATAAGGTTGCAGGTGCCTACGCGGGTATGACCTTTTGGGAAGAATGCGTTGGGCTTAGCGATATTCCAGGTGTTTTGGCGGAGTCTTTGCGCATGGTCTGCGCTGCCAGCAAGCTCGAAGGCCATCTGGACAGGCTGTCGCAATGGCCCGGTTCACGCGTCAATATACGTGCCTACATACAAAAATTGTGGGATGACGGCATTGTCAGCGATGCCATGCTCTCCCGTTTGTTGCTGCGTCGTGGCATAAAAAATTATGTGCGAGCCATCGGGCCGCAGCGCGTGTTTCTGACCACGTCAGAATTGCAGTTCTGGGAGCGATTGCTGTTTTGCGAGGCCCACAAGCAGAATATCCCCTGCATTGCGTTGCAACATTCCGTCATTTCAGAAGTTGGCTTTCGGACATGCCTTTCAGAAAAAATGGCAGCCAATACTGACCTCATGCGGCAATTGCCCGATGTGTTTGTCTGTAACGGAAACGCGGCGCGCGATGTCATGGTTCGGGGCGGGTGTCCCCCCTCAATGCTGCGTATGGCCGAAACGTTGCGCTATCAGTACCTGCGTGAAGTTTCAGTCAAAACATGTGACCAGCCCCATAAGCTTGTAGTTATCACGGGCTATGGTGTGGATGAAGTACAGGCGCAGTTTGACCTGCTGCTGAATGCACTGCGTAATGGTGCTGGGAGCAGATATAGCGAAATTGTAATTAAGGGACATCCTGTACACCCGGTCAGTGATTTGATCAAAAAAATGGATTTTGCTCAGTATGGCGTTGTAGAAATAAAAACACCAGTTGGTGAGATGCTCAAAGAGCCAGCTGTTTTTTATGTCGCAAATTCGACGGCGGTTGCCATTGAAGTCATGTACGCGCGGCATCCTCTTATTGTGCAGGGGGTGGAGGACGACTTTAATTTTTCGCCCTTGGCTGGGCAAAAGGGCATCTGCTTTGTACATACGCCTCAAGAGCTCCGGCAGGCATTGGAAAATCCTCAGCCAGCAACTTTACAGGAAGATTTTTTCTTCTTTGGCGCTGAGCTGGGTGAGTGGAAAAAACTTTTGGCAGATTTTATGTAA
- a CDS encoding GDP-mannose 4,6-dehydratase: protein MSLAYALEQPVIRMGSLDPQRDMTFVRDTALGFIAAGTAPGVEGETINLGVGRTDSIGAIAHRILELMDSKKNIEQDAARLRPSKSEVMRLLSDNSKARDLLGWSPTVTLDEGLQETIEFVQRHLPLYKTATYAV, encoded by the coding sequence TTGTCACTGGCGTATGCGCTGGAGCAGCCGGTCATTCGCATGGGTTCGCTGGATCCGCAGAGGGACATGACCTTTGTGCGCGACACCGCACTGGGATTTATTGCGGCGGGCACTGCCCCAGGCGTGGAAGGGGAGACCATCAATCTTGGCGTGGGACGCACGGACAGCATCGGCGCCATTGCACACCGCATTTTGGAATTGATGGATTCCAAAAAAAACATTGAGCAGGATGCGGCTCGCCTGCGTCCGTCCAAGAGTGAAGTCATGCGGCTGCTGTCAGACAACAGCAAGGCGCGCGATCTGCTTGGCTGGTCGCCCACCGTTACCCTGGACGAAGGGTTGCAGGAAACTATAGAATTTGTGCAGCGACATTTGCCCCTGTATAAAACCGCCACATATGCCGTGTAG
- a CDS encoding NAD-dependent epimerase/dehydratase family protein — MKQILVTGASGFVGRHLIPHLLGEGHRVFALSRSAPVAGAHHIPVADYTPVSIAAALRGREFDAFIHLAGAGSVPSDRNILTLTRINAILPGIIVEAAAKFGARAVVMAGSYAEYASPAQDELLTEKHPLEESEPYGTSKAAGAEFALAQGKFYNIPVAVGRLFNLYGPQDTLRHRLFPSLVDRLKTGQEVPLSEGRQARDFVYIKDACSAVSQMMHALMEGTLPSAAYNIASGCPCSVADFAKKTAQALNVDVSLLKFGALPPRAVPDAPFMVGDPSLLHSVTGWKCAHSLHEGLHDSVRGGE, encoded by the coding sequence TTGAAACAGATACTGGTTACGGGCGCAAGCGGTTTTGTAGGCAGGCATTTGATCCCGCATCTGTTGGGCGAGGGACACCGTGTTTTTGCGCTTTCACGTAGCGCGCCCGTTGCTGGCGCGCATCATATCCCAGTTGCAGACTATACGCCTGTTTCTATTGCTGCGGCCTTGCGGGGGCGGGAGTTTGATGCCTTCATTCATCTTGCCGGGGCCGGGTCGGTTCCTTCAGACCGTAATATCCTTACACTTACGCGCATCAACGCCATTTTGCCGGGCATCATTGTGGAGGCAGCGGCAAAATTTGGCGCACGGGCTGTGGTTATGGCTGGCAGTTACGCGGAGTATGCCTCGCCTGCGCAGGACGAGCTTTTAACAGAGAAGCATCCGCTGGAAGAAAGCGAACCCTACGGCACCAGCAAGGCCGCCGGGGCCGAATTTGCACTGGCACAGGGCAAATTTTACAACATTCCAGTGGCGGTGGGGCGTCTTTTCAATCTTTATGGGCCACAAGACACTCTGCGTCACCGGCTCTTCCCTTCGCTGGTTGACCGGCTGAAAACAGGACAGGAAGTGCCCCTGTCCGAGGGGAGGCAGGCGCGGGATTTTGTGTATATCAAGGATGCGTGTTCTGCCGTATCCCAAATGATGCACGCCCTCATGGAAGGAACGCTGCCGTCGGCGGCGTATAATATTGCCTCCGGCTGTCCTTGCTCTGTGGCGGATTTTGCCAAAAAGACAGCGCAGGCCCTTAATGTGGACGTCTCGTTGCTCAAGTTTGGCGCGCTGCCGCCGCGCGCGGTTCCTGATGCGCCCTTTATGGTTGGCGACCCCTCGCTATTGCACTCGGTAACTGGCTGGAAGTGCGCGCACTCGTTGCACGAAGGCTTGCATGATAGCGTGCGCGGAGGGGAGTAA